A genomic stretch from Malus domestica chromosome 15, GDT2T_hap1 includes:
- the LOC103416213 gene encoding protein MEI2-like 7 has protein sequence MASFSYNTQPQGPQLNPYAEPWKPNTVVCQPFSAPNNLQLPRAGRRPGNSKGKRVHPSKIFNGPNIPPPPPPRRTSDRTSRPWRKLDHGAKWVPKNLDHGAKWVPKNKGEMQLHEEEKKLVIPFPSCPDGQARRKRISNLGYAFVNFTSPEGALRFYWEFHNRPWRVGFNPKICEVTRAEIQGKSSLMANFRYKLFWCHLDSYLPVVLAPACDGMNLPTVTVVGKLAGKPSYYK, from the exons ATGGCTTCCTTTAGCTACAATACACAACCACAAGGTCCCCAGCTGAACCCGTATGCAGAACCATGGAAACCCAATACTGTTGTTTGCCAACCCTTTTCTGCTCCAAATAATCTTCAACTTCCTAGGGCAGGGAGACGTCCAGGTAACAGTAAGGGCAAAAGGGTCCACCCCAGCAAAATTTTCAATGGCCCTAatattcctcctcctcctcctcccaggAGAACATCAGATAGGACGAGTAGGCCATGGAGGAAGCTTGATCATGGGGCAAAGTGGGTTCCGAAAAATCTTGATCATGGTGCAAAGTGGGTTCCGAAAAACAAGGGGGAGATGCAGCTGcatgaagaagagaagaagctTGTCATTCCTTTTCCATCTTGTCCTGATGGACAAGCAAG GAGAAAGCGGATTTCAAATCTGGGTTATGCGTTTGTGAATTTCACAAGTCCTGAAGGAGCACTGAGATTTTACTGGGAATTTCACAACCGACCTTGGAGAGTAGGATTCAACCCAAAAATATGTGAAGTTACACGTGCCGAAATCCag GGCAAGAGTTCTCTAATGGCAAATTTTAGGTACAAGCTGTTTTGGTGTCACCTAGATTCGTACCTGCCGGTCGTTTTGGCACCTGCATGTGACGGTATGAATCTGCCTACGGTAACCGTCGTCGGAAAACTTGCTGGCAAACCCTCTTACTACAAGTGA